A part of Gossypium hirsutum isolate 1008001.06 chromosome A07, Gossypium_hirsutum_v2.1, whole genome shotgun sequence genomic DNA contains:
- the LOC107955321 gene encoding agamous-like MADS-box protein AGL6 (The RefSeq protein has 2 substitutions compared to this genomic sequence): MGRGRVELKRIENKINRQVTFSKRRNGLLKKAYELSVLCDAEVALIIFSSRGKLYEFSSSGMTKTLERYQRCCFIPHDNTHERETQSWYQEVIKLNAKYEALQRTQRHLLGEDLGPLNMKELHNLEKQLEGALARARQRKTQIMMEQMDDLRKKERQLGDLNKQLIIKLEAEGQNLETIQGLWGCCGAAATENFPLHLSQTQPMECDLQPVLQIGYHHYVEAEGSSAPKDMAGETNFIHGWVI; encoded by the exons ATGGGGAGAGGAAGAGTGGAGCTGAAGAGGATAGAAAACAAGATTAACAGACAAGTGACCTTCTCTAAGAGAAGAAATGGCTTACTCAAGAAAGCTTATGAGCTTTCTGTGCTTTGTGATGCTGAGATTGCTCTTATCATCTTCTCCAATCGTGGCAAGCTCTATGAGTTTAGCAGCTCAGG TATGACCAAGACCCTTGAGCGATATCAACGTTGCTGCTTTATTCCTCATGACAATACCCATGAACGTGAAACTCAG AGTTGGTACCAAGAAGTAATCAAGTTGAATGCAAAATATGAAGCACTGCAACGCACTCAAAG GCATTTGCTTGGAGAAGATCTTGGACCATTGAATATGAAAGAACTGCATAACCTTGAGAAGCAACTTGAAGGAGCTCTTGCAAGGGCTAGACAACGGAAG ACACAGATTATGATGGAACAAATGGATGACCTACGCAAAAAG GAGCGTCAGCTTGGAGACCTTAACAAACAGCTGATAATCAAG CTTGAAGCAGAAGGACAAAACCTGGAAACAATCCAGGGTTTATGGGGTTGTTGTGGTGCAGCAGCAACTGAAAACTTTCCTCTGCATCTGTCTCAGACACAACCTATGGAATGTGATCTTCAACCTGTTTTGCAAATAGG GTATCATCACTATGTTGAGGCTGAAGGATCTTCAGCCCCCAAAGACATGGCTGGTGAGACCAATTTCATCCATGGATGGGTCATTTGA
- the LOC107955321 gene encoding agamous-like MADS-box protein AGL6 isoform X1: MGRGRVELKRIENKINRQVTFSKRRNGLLKKAYELSVLCDAEIALIIFSNRGKLYEFSSSGMTKTLERYQRCCFIPHDNTHERETQSWYQEVIKLNAKYEALQRTQRHLLGEDLGPLNMKELHNLEKQLEGALARARQRKTQIMMEQMDDLRKKERQLGDLNKQLIIKLEAEGQNLETIQGLWGCCGAAATENFPLHLSQTQPMECDLQPVLQIGYHHYVEAEGSSAPKDMAGTTIPI, translated from the exons ATGGGGAGAGGAAGAGTGGAGCTGAAGAGGATAGAAAACAAGATTAACAGACAAGTGACCTTCTCTAAGAGAAGAAATGGCTTACTCAAGAAAGCTTATGAGCTTTCTGTGCTTTGTGATGCTGAGATTGCTCTTATCATCTTCTCCAATCGTGGCAAGCTCTATGAGTTTAGCAGCTCAGG TATGACCAAGACCCTTGAGCGATATCAACGTTGCTGCTTTATTCCTCATGACAATACCCATGAACGTGAAACTCAG AGTTGGTACCAAGAAGTAATCAAGTTGAATGCAAAATATGAAGCACTGCAACGCACTCAAAG GCATTTGCTTGGAGAAGATCTTGGACCATTGAATATGAAAGAACTGCATAACCTTGAGAAGCAACTTGAAGGAGCTCTTGCAAGGGCTAGACAACGGAAG ACACAGATTATGATGGAACAAATGGATGACCTACGCAAAAAG GAGCGTCAGCTTGGAGACCTTAACAAACAGCTGATAATCAAG CTTGAAGCAGAAGGACAAAACCTGGAAACAATCCAGGGTTTATGGGGTTGTTGTGGTGCAGCAGCAACTGAAAACTTTCCTCTGCATCTGTCTCAGACACAACCTATGGAATGTGATCTTCAACCTGTTTTGCAAATAGG GTATCATCACTATGTTGAGGCTGAAGGATCTTCAGCCCCCAAAGACATGGCTG GCACTACAATACCCATTTGA